In the Sarcophilus harrisii chromosome 1, mSarHar1.11, whole genome shotgun sequence genome, one interval contains:
- the LOC100915003 gene encoding glycerol-3-phosphate phosphatase translates to MAEAGGDDGRCVRLSADRAQALLADVDTLLFDCDGVLWRGETAGPGAPEALTALRARGKRLGFVTNNSSKTREAYAEKLKRLGFGGPAGPGAGLEVFRTAYCAALYLRQRLEGGGVPAKAYVLGSQALAAELEAVGIASVGVGPEPLQGAGPGDWLAEPLEPGVGAVVVGFDPHFSYAKLTKAVRYLQQPGCLLVGTNMDNRLPLEGGSYIAGTGCLVRAVEMAAQRQAEIIGKPSRFIFDCVAKEFGLNPDRTVMVGDRLDTDILLGVTCGLKTILTLTGVSSLEDVKGNQQSDCSSRNKMVPDFYVDSIADLIPALED, encoded by the coding sequence ATGGCGGAGGCTGGCGGCGACGATGGCCGCTGCGTCCGGCTCAGTGCCGATAGGGCGCAGGCACTGCTGGCCGACGTGGACACGCTGCTCTTCGACTGCGACGGCGTGCTGTGGCGAGGGGAGACCGCCGGGCCCGGCGCGCCCGAGGCTCTGACCGCGCTGCGGGCCCGGGGCAAGCGGCTGGGCTTCGTGACCAACAACAGCAGCAAGACCCGCGAGGCCTACGCCGAGAAGCTGAAGCGCCTGGGCTTTGGCGGTCCCGCGGGGCCCGGCGCCGGCCTCGAGGTGTTCCGCACGGCCTACTGCGCCGCCCTCTACCTCCGGCAGCGCCTGGAGGGCGGCGGGGTCCCGGCCAAGGCCTACGTGCTGGGCAGCCAGGCCCTGGCCGCCGAGCTGGAGGCCGTGGGCATCGCGAGCGTGGGCGTGGGGCCCGAACCCTTGCAGGGCGCCGGTCCCGGGGACTGGCTGGCGGAGCCCTTGGAGCCCGGCGTGGGCGCAGTGGTGGTGGGCTTCGACCCCCACTTCAGCTACGCGAAGCTGACCAAGGCGGTGCGCTACCTCCAACAACCGGGCTGCCTCCTCGTGGGCACCAACATGGACAACCGGCTGCCGTTGGAGGGCGGAAGCTACATTGCCGGTACCGGCTGTCTGGTCCGAGCGGTGGAGATGGCTGCCCAGCGGCAGGCGGAGATCATAGGTAAGCCCAGCAGATTCATCTTCGATTGTGTGGCCAAGGAGTTCGGCCTCAACCCAGACCGTACCGTCATGGTGGGAGACCGTCTAGACACAGACATCCTCCTGGGGGTTACCTGTGGCCTCAAGACCATCTTGACTCTTACCGGGGTCTCCAGCCTGGAGGATGTGAAAGGCAACCAGCAAAGTGACTGTTCTTCTAGGAACAAAATGGTTCCTGATTTCTATGTCGACAGCATAGCCGACCTTATACCAGCTCTTGAAGATTAG
- the CARTPT gene encoding cocaine- and amphetamine-regulated transcript protein codes for MESSRLRQLPLLGVTLLLLLLGASCQEDSGLQPRALDIYSTVEDTSHEKELIGALQEVLKKLKSKRIRIYEKKYGQVPKCDAGEQCAIRKGARIGKLCDCPRGTSCNSFLLKCL; via the exons ATGGAGAGCTCCCGCCTGAGGCAGCTACCCTTACTGGGTGTCACTTTGCTGTTGCTCCTTCTCGGAGCCAGCTGCCAAGAGGATTCCGGTCTGCAGCCTAGAGCCTTGGACATCTACTCCACAGTGGAGGATACTTCTCATGAAAAGGAACTG ATAGGAGCTTTGCAGGAAGTCCTGAAGAAGCTGAAAAGTAAACGCATCCGGATCTACGAGAAAAAGTATGGCCAGGTCCCTAAG TGTGATGCTGGAGAGCAATGTGCAATAAGGAAAGGAGCCAGAATTGGGAAACTATGTGATTGTCCTAGAGGAACTTCCTGCAATTCCTTTCTCCTGAAGTGCTTATAA